A window of Campylobacter concisus genomic DNA:
TTGGTAAAAGCACGCTTTGTAAGATCATAATGGGCGAGCTAAAGCCTGACGCGGGCGAGGTGCATATAGGCGCGACCATCGAGCTAGGATATTTCGCACAAGATACGGTAAATAAGATAGATGGCGAGCTAAAGCTTTATGAGTACTTGCAAGATGCCAAAAACAAGGACATAGACGAGATTAGAAAGTGCCTTGGTAGGATGCTCTTTAGCGGTGCTGAGCAAGAAAAGGCAGTAGGCGCGCTAAGTGGTGGCGAAAAACACCGAGTAAGGCTAGCTCAGCTCATGCTTCATAGACCAAATTTACTTGTAATGGATGAGCCAAACAACCATCTCGATCTTGAAGCTATCATCGCGCTTGGCGAGGCATTTTATAACTTTAATGGCTCAGTTATCTGCGTGAGCCACGACAGGGAGCTGATAGACGCCTTTGCAAATAGAATTTTACATCTAAAAGGCAATGGCGAGGTCGTTGATTTTAAAGGCACATACGAAGAGTATAGAGCAAATTTAGGGCTTGAGAGCTAAAATTTGTTATTTCTTGCTCCTGATTGTAGGGGCAAGATTAAAATTTATATTTACTACAAATTCTTACAAATATTAATCTAACTATATAAATTAAAAATAGCTTATAAAAATTATTAAAGTCCAATAAAAAGACTTTATAAATAAGAAAGAAAATTAATAAGAAATTTCTAAAGTATTAGTAAGATTTGTAAAATAAAATTTATTAAATAATATTTTTATGATGCTTAGCTTAAGGACTCTATTTAAAAATTTAATAAATTTACTTTGCAATATGGTGATATTTACTTAGTTTTTACTTTCTAAAGTAATATTAGAAATAAAATTTAACTTTATTTTTTATATTTTTGGATATAAAAAGTGTGATTTAATATTTATTTTATGTTATTTTTCTATATATTTACCTTTTAAGCTTAAAAATTTAAATAAATTTGAGCTAATTACGAGCTTTTTATATAATAAAAAAGTGATATTATTATTTAAATAACAATTTATCTAAGCTATATTATTAAATATAGCTTAAAAGCTACTATAAATTTTTCTCCAAAAGTCGTTTTATCTAGGTTAAAAGTCAAAGCTTAAAAAAATAAAGTAGTAATTAATATTTAAAATATTAAATATCTATATAATTTCATTAATACATTTTTTATAAGGAGAATGGTTATGGCAACCAGAAAAGAACACGATTTTATAGGTGAGTTGGAAATCTCTGACGATTTTTATTATGGTATCCAAACATTTAGAGCTACCGAAAATTTTCATATGAGCGGTAGAACTTTAAAAGAGTATCCATACTTTGTAAAAGCATTTGCACAAATCAAAAAAGCAGCTGCACTTGCAAATAAAGAGGTTGGCGTTTTAGATCCTAAGATCGCTGATACGCTAGCAAAAGCCGCTGATAGAGTAATAGCTGGTGAGTTTTTAGATCAATTTGTGGTTGATATGGTTCAAGGTGGTGCTGGAACAAGTACAAACATGAATGCAAACGAGGTTATTACAAATATCGCACTTGAGAGCATGGGTCATAAAAAAGGTGAGTATCAATACATCCATCCAAACGATCATACAAACCTTGGACAAAGCACAAATGACACTTACCCAAGCTCAATAAAAGTAGCAACTTACGCAAAACTTACTGATTTGCTTGCTGCGATGAATCTACTAAAAGATGAACTTGATAAAAAAGCAAAAGATTTTAAAGATATCATTAAAATGGGTAGAACTGAGCTTGAGGACGCAGTTCCTACAACACTTGGCAATACATTTAACGCATTTGCAAGCTATATTAAGAGCGATATAGAAAAGATCACAGCTGCACGCGAGTCAATGACATATCTAAATATGGGTGCAACTGCGATTGGTACAGGTATTAACTGCCACCCTGATTATAAAAATGTAGTT
This region includes:
- a CDS encoding aspartate ammonia-lyase; translation: MATRKEHDFIGELEISDDFYYGIQTFRATENFHMSGRTLKEYPYFVKAFAQIKKAAALANKEVGVLDPKIADTLAKAADRVIAGEFLDQFVVDMVQGGAGTSTNMNANEVITNIALESMGHKKGEYQYIHPNDHTNLGQSTNDTYPSSIKVATYAKLTDLLAAMNLLKDELDKKAKDFKDIIKMGRTELEDAVPTTLGNTFNAFASYIKSDIEKITAARESMTYLNMGATAIGTGINCHPDYKNVVVKKLKDITGVDFKKADDFIAATQDTADFVHVSGALKTAAVRLSKIANDLRLMNSGPRCGLGEINLPQMQPGSSIMPGKVNPVIAEVVGEACYEVIGNDVTIMLCSERGEFELNAFEPGIAYALFNSIFILENAMKTLAEKAVRKLTANPEACLKSVLGSVGIVTAFNPYIGYEKSASIAKEALQTGKAVGDICLERGYLSKEEIDKILEPKNMLNPSMVR